The DNA sequence TAGTGACTACCGGAAATTCCCGCGCCGGTGACTCAAGCGAACTCGGGACATTTGTTCGCGTATACCGCCGTCTTCGAGAAACCTCTTTTCAAGTGCTTGAATCTGGCGTCCCAGGAGAACACTGCAAACGCGAATGAGCCCTATGATCACGTTTGCGCAGATAACGGCATCGGCATTCTCAATCCCCTTCTGAAAGGTATCGTATGAAGCATTCGGAATTCGGTTTAATTCTCGAAGACGTCGAGCAAATGGGTGATCTTTGTCCCATTCAGTTGATCCGCGAGACCGCAGAAAGTCGCGATAGTCTGCGAGAAGTTCCTCGAGACTTGCCCGAGCGACGTTGGTGAGCTTAATCTCCATTTCTTTCGACGTCGCCGATGCCATACTTCCTTCGATTATGTTCTGTTTGCCAGAACGGGCGGCTTGTACCATTTGATCGTATGTTCGATCGTATTTGTCCAGGAAGCGATTGCAGAAGTTGACAGTGGCGTCAAAGATGATCTCGGCTTTTTGGTAAGAGAACAGGCGCTTGTACCCACCATGCGGGGGAATGAAGCCGTGAATCATGGAGGAATCCTCGTTACAAAGACATCAAGGACATCAAGGACATCAAGGACATCAATGACACCAGGGACAAGTCCAGGGACTTGCGACGCGCGGGCGCACACGCAGTAACACGGACAACAAGAACCCCAAATTCCCGATGTCGTTGTTGTCCCTGATGTCCTTGATGTCTCTAGTGCAATTGACGTTTTGCCATTCCTAAACATTGAACACTCATTGGTTTTCGTAGCAGGATACTACTCCATTGACGCTCCATTAACAATCTATACTGCGTCTCTTTCAGGTGTACCCTGATTAGCACCGAATTTCTTCGCGGTTCCTCCCGCCAGCGACGACCTATGGCAACGGTCCCCGTGAACGCAGTGACCGAGGGCAATGTCGAAGTAAGTGTCGATCTGACGAATTGACTTGCGGCAATCCTATGCTTGGTATCTTCGGTGGCCCCCTGATATCATCTGTGCGGCCTTGGGTAGAGGGGGGAATCGTCATGCACCTGCAATTGCTCGATTGGGTCATTATCGTCGGATCGATCGTGGTCTGTTTTGTGCCGGCGCTATTCTTTGGGCGGCGCGCAGGCAAAAACACGACCGAGTTTTTCGTATCGGGCCGGTCCGTGCCTTGGTGGCTGGCCGGCATGTCGATGGTCGCCACAACTTTCAGCAGCGACACGCCAAATCTAGTGACGGACATCGTGCGCAGGCAGGGTGTCGCGGGCAACTGGTGTTGGTGGGCCTTCACGCTAACCGGCATCGCGACGGTGTTCTTCTACGCTCAGCTTTGGCGCCGTTCCGGCGCAATGACAGACCTGGAATTCTACGAACTGCGCTATTCCGGCAAACCAGCCAGCGTCGTGCGCGGCTTCCGTGCCATCTATCTCGGATTCTTCTTCAACTGCATCATCATGGCCTCCGTGAATCTTGCGGCCTGCAAAATCGCCGCCATTCTATTCGGTATTCCGCAGTGGCAAACGCTGATTTTTGTTGGCGTGCTGAATGTCATATTCGCCACTCACTCTGGCCTCTGGGGCGTCCTGGTTATCGACATGATTCAGATTTTCATCATGATGACCGCTGTAATCGCGGCGGCATACTTCGCTGTGCAGTTGCCGGAAGTCGGCGGGCTGGCAGGAATGGTGGACAAGGTCTCCGCGCTATCCGGCCCAGACGGCCTGAACTACCTCAACATGCTTCCCGATTTCCGCAACAATTGGGACATGGCCTTCATGGTGTTCATCATGCCCATCGCGGTGCAGTGGTGGGCGGCCTGGTATCCTGGAGCCGAACCCGGCGGCGGCAGCTATATTGCGCAACGCATGCTCTCTTCGAAGTCCGAGAAAGACGCGTTGGGGGCGGTCTTGTTCTTCAACGTGGCGCACTACGTGATGCGCCCGTGGCCGTGGATTCTCGTGGCATTGTGCTCATTGATCGTCTATCCCGAACTGAACGATATCAAGACCGCCTTCCCCAATCTCGACCCG is a window from the Candidatus Hydrogenedentota bacterium genome containing:
- a CDS encoding Na+:solute symporter, yielding MHLQLLDWVIIVGSIVVCFVPALFFGRRAGKNTTEFFVSGRSVPWWLAGMSMVATTFSSDTPNLVTDIVRRQGVAGNWCWWAFTLTGIATVFFYAQLWRRSGAMTDLEFYELRYSGKPASVVRGFRAIYLGFFFNCIIMASVNLAACKIAAILFGIPQWQTLIFVGVLNVIFATHSGLWGVLVIDMIQIFIMMTAVIAAAYFAVQLPEVGGLAGMVDKVSALSGPDGLNYLNMLPDFRNNWDMAFMVFIMPIAVQWWAAWYPGAEPGGGSYIAQRMLSSKSEKDALGAVLFFNVAHYVMRPWPWILVALCSLIVYPELNDIKTAFPNLDPKLLNHDIAYPAMLTFLPVGFAGLIIGGLIAANSSTILTHLNWGASYLVHDFYRRFLHKDGDERHYVWAGRVATVGLFVFSSVFVFMLDSAKVAFDLIVQIGAGTGLLYLMRWFWWRINAWCEVAAMVSSFAVSAVLVMVAKFAGIDYSTSVDLIITIAFTTVCWVAAAFFAPQTDRETLIAFYKKVRPFGPGWATIRKEAGISEEEAAATHESIPLALLGWTTGCAVVWSALFFVGNCLYGRYNYAAALFAVFLVCGITLLYVINRLW
- a CDS encoding four helix bundle suffix domain-containing protein, producing MIHGFIPPHGGYKRLFSYQKAEIIFDATVNFCNRFLDKYDRTYDQMVQAARSGKQNIIEGSMASATSKEMEIKLTNVARASLEELLADYRDFLRSRGSTEWDKDHPFARRLRELNRIPNASYDTFQKGIENADAVICANVIIGLIRVCSVLLGRQIQALEKRFLEDGGIREQMSRVRLSHRRGNFR